In Hydrogenovibrio thermophilus, the following are encoded in one genomic region:
- a CDS encoding histone deacetylase family protein, producing the protein MSGRRAFIKQLAALGALGATAFSPVSYGKPARPGDYSVGVVLDPLFLKHDLPKHPETAQRLVAINEEMERQKIWEQLTPVDTRMATLEELRFAHQQNYIDEIEILSKGGGGFYDAYNQDTYLNHATFDAAKMAAGSNINLNLAVHDRQVDRGFALLRPPGHHALTNKAMGFCIFNSDIIAARALQKYRDVERVAIIDFDVHHGNGTQDLVADDPSIMAISIHQHPYWPMTGGAKFTGKDGAEGTVVNCPFQKKAGNATYLSVYDQVIQPKLEAFKPDHIIVFAGYDAHWQDPLAEHQVSVVGFNQLVEKCLNSADTLCNGRISFSLGGGYNLEPLAHCTVGTFHTLLNNPEKRLNPLGESPTPEADYSQTIQKLAQHHLKT; encoded by the coding sequence ATGTCAGGAAGACGCGCATTCATAAAACAATTGGCCGCACTCGGTGCGCTGGGAGCAACGGCTTTTAGCCCTGTCAGTTATGGCAAACCGGCCAGGCCTGGCGATTATTCGGTCGGCGTAGTGCTTGACCCATTATTTCTGAAACACGACCTGCCCAAGCACCCGGAAACCGCTCAACGGCTGGTTGCCATTAACGAAGAGATGGAACGCCAGAAAATCTGGGAACAGCTCACGCCGGTCGATACCCGCATGGCAACATTGGAAGAATTGCGTTTCGCCCACCAGCAGAATTACATCGACGAAATCGAAATCCTGAGCAAAGGCGGTGGCGGTTTTTATGATGCTTATAATCAAGACACTTATTTAAACCACGCCACCTTCGATGCCGCAAAAATGGCCGCGGGCAGCAATATCAACCTGAACCTGGCCGTCCACGACCGCCAGGTCGACCGTGGCTTCGCTTTGTTACGTCCACCCGGACACCACGCTTTGACCAATAAAGCGATGGGGTTCTGCATTTTCAATTCCGACATCATCGCGGCCCGTGCGCTCCAAAAATACCGCGACGTTGAACGGGTCGCCATCATCGACTTCGACGTCCACCACGGCAACGGCACTCAAGACTTGGTCGCGGACGACCCGTCCATTATGGCCATTTCCATCCATCAACACCCTTACTGGCCGATGACCGGCGGCGCCAAATTCACTGGCAAAGACGGCGCAGAAGGCACAGTGGTTAACTGTCCCTTCCAAAAAAAGGCCGGCAACGCCACTTATCTATCGGTATACGACCAAGTTATCCAACCCAAACTGGAAGCCTTCAAGCCGGACCATATTATTGTATTCGCCGGTTACGACGCCCACTGGCAAGATCCCCTAGCCGAACACCAAGTCTCGGTAGTCGGTTTCAACCAACTGGTGGAAAAATGCCTGAACTCGGCCGACACCTTATGTAATGGCCGCATCAGTTTTTCACTGGGCGGCGGCTATAACCTCGAACCTCTGGCGCACTGCACCGTCGGCACCTTCCATACATTATTGAATAACCCGGAAAAACGCCTCAACCCATTGGGTGAGTCACCGACTCCGGAAGCCGATTACAGCCAAACCATTCAAAAATTGGCTCAGCACCATCTCAAAACCTAA
- a CDS encoding amidohydrolase family protein: protein MKAFLRHTLLITSLAALIPTSQANTLPIFDSHSHYSLADSRVLSPAQIISRYDKYNVIGAVISSTPTSKAELLYQHAPKRIIPFLSLYKTKANKPNWMLDLNTLNDIEAQLDAFPYQGIGEFHIFKQDTYSPVLKRIIQIAGERSLMLQIHGDAEIVDRIFEISPNVQVIWAHLGTKPTPDFLASLLKRHPQNLYIDTSVRDGEFFDDRGRLNPEWEGFFIQHQDRLLAAVDTFSTLRWLTVGHTLSKMRRWLSQLPPDVAHKIAYQNALKLFDRPDLTP from the coding sequence ATGAAAGCTTTTTTGCGACACACCTTATTGATAACCAGCCTGGCTGCATTGATACCAACGAGCCAGGCCAATACCCTGCCGATTTTCGACAGCCATTCGCATTACTCCTTGGCCGACAGCCGCGTTCTCAGCCCGGCGCAAATCATTTCGCGCTATGACAAGTACAATGTCATCGGCGCCGTGATTTCCAGCACCCCGACATCAAAAGCCGAATTGCTGTATCAACACGCCCCCAAACGCATTATTCCGTTTTTGAGCTTATACAAAACCAAAGCCAACAAACCCAACTGGATGCTGGACCTCAATACCTTAAACGACATTGAAGCCCAACTTGATGCCTTCCCCTACCAAGGCATCGGCGAGTTCCACATCTTCAAGCAAGACACTTACAGCCCGGTTTTAAAACGCATCATTCAAATCGCTGGCGAGCGCAGCTTAATGCTGCAAATCCACGGCGATGCGGAAATCGTCGACCGCATATTCGAGATTTCACCCAACGTTCAAGTCATTTGGGCCCATCTCGGCACCAAACCGACACCGGACTTTCTGGCTTCGCTCCTGAAACGTCACCCCCAAAACCTATACATTGACACCTCGGTACGGGATGGCGAGTTTTTTGACGACCGAGGTCGTCTTAACCCCGAATGGGAAGGCTTTTTCATCCAACACCAAGATCGATTACTGGCTGCCGTCGACACCTTCAGCACACTACGCTGGCTGACCGTCGGCCATACCTTATCGAAAATGCGCCGCTGGCTGAGCCAATTGCCACCGGATGTAGCCCATAAAATTGCCTACCAAAATGCACTGAAGCTATTCGATCGCCCGGACTTAACGCCCTAG